A stretch of the Panthera uncia isolate 11264 chromosome D1, Puncia_PCG_1.0, whole genome shotgun sequence genome encodes the following:
- the CHST1 gene encoding carbohydrate sulfotransferase 1, producing the protein MQCSWKAVLLLALASIAIQYTAIRTFTAKSFHTCPGLAEAGLAERLCEEGPTFAYNLSRKTHILILATTRSGSSFVGQLFNQHLDVFYLFEPLYHVQNTLIPRFTQGKSPADRRVMLGASRDLLRSLYDCDLYFLENYIKPPPVNHTTDRIFRRGASRVLCSRPVCDPPGSADLVLEEGDCVRKCGVLNLTVAAEACRERSHVAIKTVRVPEVNDLRALVEDPRLNLKVIQLVRDPRGILASRSETFRDTYRLWRLWYGTGRKPYNLDVTQLTTVCEDFSNSVSTGLTRPAWLKGKYMLVRYEDLARNPMKKTEEIYGFLGIPLDSHVARWIQNNTRGDPTLGKHKYGTVRNSAATAEKWRFRLSYDIVAFAQNACQRVLAQLGYKMATSEEELKNPSISLVEERDFRPFS; encoded by the coding sequence ATGCAATGTTCCTGGAAGGCTGTCCTCCTCCTTGCCCTGGCCTCAATCGCCATCCAGTACACGGCCATCCGCACCTTCACCGCCAAGTCCTTCCACACCTGCCCGGGGctggcagaggcagggctggccGAGCGGCTGTGCGAGGAGGGCCCCACCTTTGCCTACAACCTCTCCCGCAAGACCCACATCCTCATTCTGGCCACCACGCGCAGCGGCTCCTCCTTCGTGGGCCAGCTCTTCAACCAGCACCTGGACGTCTTCTACCTGTTCGAGCCCCTCTACCACGTGCAGAACACGCTCATCCCCCGCTTTACCCAGGGCAAGAGCCCCGCGGACCGGCGGGTCATGCTGGGCGCCAGCCGCGACCTCCTGAGGAGCCTCTATGACTGTGACCTCTACTTCCTGGAGAACTACATCAAGCCGCCGCCCGTCAACCACACCACCGACAGGATCTTCCGCCGCGGGGCCAGCAGGGTGCTGTGCTCTCGCCCCGTGTGCGACCCGCCGGGCTCCGCCGACCTGGTGCTGGAGGAGGGGGACTGCGTGCGCAAGTGCGGCGTGCTGAACTTGACTGTGGCCGCCGAGGCCTGTCGGGAGCGCAGCCACGTGGCCATCAAGACCGTGCGGGTGCCCGAGGTCAACGACCTTCGGGCCCTGGTTGAGGACCCCCGGTTGAACCTCAAGGTCATCCAGTTGGTCCGGGACCCGCGTGGCATTCTGGCCTCCCGCAGCGAGACCTTCCGCGACACGTACCGGCTCTGGCGCCTCTGGTACGGCACCGGGAGGAAGCCCTACAACCTGGACGTGACGCAGCTGACCACGGTGTGCGAGGACTTCTCCAACTCCGTGTCCACCGGCCTCACGCGGCCCGCGTGGCTCAAGGGCAAGTACATGTTGGTGCGCTACGAGGACCTGGCCAGGAACCCCATGAAGAAGACCGAGGAGATCTACGGCTTCCTGGGGATCCCCTTGGACAGCCACGTGGCCCGCTGGATCCAGAACAACACGCGGGGCGACCCCACCTTGGGCAAGCACAAATACGGCACCGTGCGAAACTCGGCGGCCACGGCCGAGAAGTGGCGCTTCCGCCTCTCCTACGACATCGTGGCCTTTGCCCAGAACGCCTGCCAGCGGGTGCTGGCGCAGCTGGGCTACAAGATGGCCACGTCGGAGGAGGAGCTCAAGAACCCCTCCATCAGTCTGGTGGAGGAGCGGGACTTCCGCCCTTTCTCGTGA